In a genomic window of Anoxybacter fermentans:
- a CDS encoding complex I 24 kDa subunit family protein codes for MALTMSALQRKFEKVNEIIEKYGKKKSSLIAILQEIQEEYRYLPEEILTYVATAMDLSPATVFGVATFYAQFSLEPKGKYIIRVCDGTACHVRGSMPVYNAIRKKVGLKGDRKTTDDLNFTVETVSCLGACGLAPVVTINDKVYGQMTPEAIELILDQLMKEEDGQ; via the coding sequence ATGGCATTGACAATGTCTGCTTTACAACGGAAATTTGAAAAAGTAAATGAAATTATCGAGAAGTATGGGAAAAAGAAATCTTCTTTAATTGCTATTCTGCAGGAAATTCAGGAAGAATATCGTTATCTTCCAGAAGAAATTTTAACTTATGTTGCTACAGCAATGGATCTTTCTCCTGCGACGGTTTTTGGAGTAGCTACTTTCTATGCTCAGTTTTCTTTAGAGCCTAAAGGAAAATATATTATCAGAGTTTGTGATGGAACTGCATGTCACGTACGGGGCTCAATGCCGGTATATAATGCTATCCGTAAAAAAGTTGGTCTTAAGGGAGATCGCAAAACCACTGATGATTTGAATTTTACTGTTGAAACTGTTTCCTGTTTGGGTGCATGCGGTCTTGCTCCTGTTGTTACCATTAATGACAAGGTTTATGGTCAGATGACTCCAGAAGCTATTGAACTGATTCTTGATCAACTTATGAAAGAGGAGGATGGTCAATAA
- a CDS encoding sigma 54-interacting transcriptional regulator, with the protein MTTRNYNEEKLKTILDAAHNAIVAVDEQGFITIFNHAAEKIVGVNAEEVMGQPVDEVIPTTGLLTVLKTGQAEYSQKMKIGDVMVLTNRTPIIKDGKIVGAVAIFQDISELESISQELKSIKELNRELDTIIESISDGVYITDGEGNTLRVNSAYERISGIKAEEVIGRNMKELVEEGVYSQSVTLLVLEEREPVTITHEIKTGKEVLITGNPVFDEEGNIVRVVTTVRDLAELNSLKQQLAETRKLSQRYHSELAQLRLQQLELDDVVIQSEAMQKVIKLALRLGEVNSTVLITGESGVGKEIVAKIIHRTGQGHEGSLIKVNCGAIPENLLESELFGYEKGAFTGARKEGKPGLFELAEGGTLFLDEISELSLNLQVKLLRAIQEKEIVRVGGVNPIKIQVRIIAATNRNLEQMVKEGKFREDLYYRLNVVPIYVPPLRERREDIIPLIYHFLERFNTQFKTNKRFDPEALKALERYDWPGNVRELENTVERLVVLTNNDLIGIDDLPEYIRSDEYVKTPSNIIVPSLMPLKDAVEEVEKQIIAKALQKYSTTREVAKVLGVSQPTIVRKMKKYGLS; encoded by the coding sequence GTGACGACCAGAAATTACAATGAAGAAAAATTAAAAACTATTTTGGATGCAGCCCATAATGCCATTGTCGCTGTTGATGAACAGGGGTTTATAACCATTTTCAATCATGCTGCTGAAAAAATTGTGGGAGTCAACGCAGAAGAGGTTATGGGTCAACCAGTAGATGAGGTAATTCCCACTACTGGACTTTTAACCGTGTTAAAAACTGGCCAGGCTGAGTATTCGCAAAAGATGAAAATTGGAGATGTGATGGTACTGACCAATCGCACCCCCATTATCAAAGATGGAAAGATTGTGGGAGCTGTAGCAATCTTTCAGGATATTTCAGAATTGGAGTCGATCAGTCAGGAATTAAAATCAATTAAGGAATTAAATCGGGAGTTGGATACAATTATTGAGTCTATCTCCGATGGTGTTTATATCACCGATGGTGAAGGAAACACTTTACGGGTTAATAGTGCCTATGAGCGAATTAGTGGAATTAAAGCAGAAGAGGTCATTGGTCGGAATATGAAAGAATTGGTGGAAGAAGGAGTTTATTCTCAGTCTGTTACTTTATTGGTATTGGAAGAACGGGAACCTGTCACCATCACCCATGAGATTAAAACAGGGAAAGAAGTTTTAATTACGGGTAACCCTGTCTTTGATGAAGAAGGAAATATTGTCCGGGTTGTGACTACTGTACGTGATCTGGCGGAATTGAATTCATTAAAACAGCAATTGGCAGAGACCCGGAAGTTAAGCCAGCGTTATCATTCAGAACTGGCCCAACTGCGGTTGCAGCAGTTGGAATTAGATGATGTGGTCATCCAGAGTGAGGCGATGCAAAAGGTGATTAAATTAGCTCTCCGACTGGGAGAGGTGAACTCAACAGTTCTAATTACAGGTGAATCAGGAGTGGGTAAAGAGATCGTTGCCAAGATTATTCACCGCACGGGCCAGGGGCATGAAGGATCATTAATTAAAGTGAATTGTGGTGCTATTCCTGAGAATCTTCTGGAATCTGAACTGTTTGGTTATGAAAAGGGAGCCTTTACCGGAGCAAGAAAAGAGGGGAAGCCCGGACTTTTTGAGCTGGCTGAAGGAGGGACCCTTTTTTTAGATGAGATTAGTGAACTTTCGTTGAATTTGCAGGTGAAGCTTCTTCGCGCCATTCAGGAGAAGGAGATTGTTCGGGTTGGAGGTGTCAATCCAATAAAAATTCAGGTCCGGATTATTGCTGCCACCAATCGAAACTTAGAACAGATGGTTAAAGAAGGTAAGTTCCGGGAAGACCTTTATTATCGTTTAAATGTGGTACCAATTTATGTTCCACCTTTACGTGAACGGCGAGAGGACATTATTCCGCTAATTTATCATTTCCTGGAACGGTTTAATACTCAATTTAAAACGAATAAGAGGTTTGATCCGGAAGCGTTAAAGGCACTGGAACGGTATGATTGGCCGGGAAATGTACGGGAACTCGAGAACACCGTTGAGCGATTGGTAGTATTGACCAATAATGATCTAATTGGGATTGATGATTTACCAGAATATATTCGGTCTGATGAGTATGTAAAAACTCCCTCAAATATTATTGTACCCAGTCTGATGCCTTTAAAAGATGCAGTGGAAGAAGTAGAAAAACAGATCATTGCAAAAGCTTTACAAAAATATTCTACTACCCGTGAAGTAGCAAAAGTGCTGGGAGTAAGTCAACCAACGATTGTGCGAAAAATGAAGAAATATGGATTATCTTGA
- a CDS encoding [Fe-Fe] hydrogenase large subunit C-terminal domain-containing protein — MSVISTIKTDCKDCYKCVRSCPMKAIQINEGRARIVEERCINDGKCIHVCPQGAKQVRKTDLEQVRQWLASGERIAVSLAPSYPVGIKFDTTCEIVLILRKLGFSYIQETAWAAEYVAKQYLDLLKDDRPLPLLTSCCPVIVDLVEKHYPHLIDHLAPVLSPMALHGRMLKEKFERVVFIGPCIAKKEEMEQPGVKGQIDAVLTFKELQELIEEAGVLSKEVGAVEFDGEKPNVARLFPVGGGLLKTAGFSTDLLADKFLSVTGLEEVIEVLKDFSRWDYLQLIEMMACKGGCIGGVGIATSITLLERRQKLLKLQQVRKENKKKLSSLNFSVKRNFYPRMGTYKIPSEEEIRTILSKIGKTSSEDELNCGSCGYDSCREKAIAVYNGLAELEMCLPYMRSRAESMSNLIIRSTPSGIIVTDNQLKIVEINPAAEKMFKVSCQQVKGRELSTIIDDTLFKEVALKKELITRLIKYSDSLIVRQYIFYVDKHDLIIGIFYDVTREEKQKDEFDKMREETFKKAQEVIDKQMRVAQEIAGLLGETTAETKVTLTKLMDLMKKK; from the coding sequence ATGAGTGTAATTTCAACTATAAAAACCGATTGTAAAGACTGTTATAAGTGTGTACGCTCTTGTCCAATGAAAGCTATTCAGATTAATGAGGGGCGGGCCAGGATTGTAGAAGAACGTTGTATTAATGATGGAAAGTGTATTCACGTGTGTCCTCAGGGAGCCAAACAGGTACGAAAGACTGATTTAGAACAGGTTCGTCAATGGCTTGCAAGTGGTGAAAGGATTGCAGTAAGTCTAGCACCCTCCTATCCTGTTGGTATAAAGTTTGATACTACTTGTGAAATAGTTCTCATATTACGAAAATTAGGATTTTCTTATATTCAGGAAACAGCCTGGGCAGCGGAGTATGTGGCTAAACAATATCTGGATTTGTTAAAAGATGATCGACCTTTGCCGCTTTTAACCAGCTGTTGTCCAGTAATAGTTGATCTGGTGGAAAAACACTATCCACATTTGATTGATCATCTGGCACCTGTACTTTCACCGATGGCCCTGCATGGCAGAATGTTAAAAGAAAAATTTGAACGGGTAGTCTTTATTGGCCCGTGTATTGCCAAAAAAGAAGAGATGGAACAGCCTGGAGTTAAGGGCCAGATAGATGCGGTTCTTACCTTTAAAGAATTACAGGAATTGATTGAAGAAGCTGGAGTTTTATCTAAAGAGGTCGGTGCTGTAGAATTCGATGGTGAAAAACCTAATGTTGCCAGATTATTTCCTGTAGGTGGCGGCTTATTAAAGACAGCTGGCTTTTCTACAGATCTACTTGCAGATAAATTTTTGTCTGTAACCGGTTTAGAAGAGGTTATTGAAGTGCTTAAAGATTTTTCACGATGGGATTATTTACAGTTGATTGAAATGATGGCCTGTAAAGGTGGCTGTATTGGTGGTGTAGGTATTGCCACATCCATTACCCTGCTTGAACGACGTCAGAAGTTATTAAAGTTACAGCAGGTAAGGAAAGAAAATAAGAAAAAACTTTCTTCATTAAACTTTTCAGTAAAGCGAAATTTTTATCCTCGAATGGGAACTTATAAAATACCATCAGAGGAAGAGATTCGTACAATTCTTTCAAAAATTGGTAAAACATCATCTGAGGATGAACTCAATTGTGGCTCGTGTGGTTATGATTCCTGCCGTGAGAAAGCTATAGCTGTTTATAATGGTCTGGCAGAATTGGAAATGTGCCTTCCCTATATGCGTTCAAGAGCTGAATCCATGTCTAATCTTATTATACGTTCAACTCCTAGTGGGATTATTGTTACCGATAACCAACTTAAAATTGTCGAGATAAACCCAGCAGCTGAGAAAATGTTTAAGGTTAGTTGTCAGCAGGTAAAAGGCAGAGAGCTATCGACAATTATAGATGACACTCTTTTTAAAGAGGTGGCATTAAAAAAGGAACTTATAACCAGGCTGATAAAATATTCTGATTCTCTTATTGTTCGACAATATATTTTTTATGTTGATAAACATGATTTAATCATTGGAATTTTTTATGATGTGACGAGGGAAGAAAAACAAAAAGATGAGTTTGATAAGATGCGGGAAGAGACTTTTAAGAAAGCCCAGGAGGTTATAGATAAACAGATGAGGGTGGCTCAGGAAATTGCTGGTCTTTTAGGTGAAACTACCGCAGAAACCAAAGTTACTTTAACTAAATTAATGGATTTAATGAAAAAGAAATAA
- the nuoF gene encoding NADH-quinone oxidoreductase subunit NuoF — protein sequence MGLKIDSKKALDAAKEKARQRMENETIRILICAGTGCVASGSLDIAAALKEATKDIKAEVTFIEDGCKSIAVKTSGCHGFCAMGPLVRIEPLGVLYTKVTVDDVEEIVETTIKKGEIIERLAYKHPVSGEIYPIEKEIPFYKNQTRIGLMNCGVIDPEDLEEYLARDGYQAIAKALTMSQQEVVDIIKASGLRGRGGGGFPTGLKWQFALDEEREQKYVICNGDEGDPGAFMDRSIMEGDPHKVIEGLMIAGYATGADTGYIYVRAEYPLAVKRLKKAISDAQAYGLLGENILGTDFSFKVIIKEGAGAFVCGEETALMASIEGERGMPRPKPPFPAQRGLWGCPTTINNVETLANVPNIILKGADWFRKLGTENSPGTKTFAITGDVANTGLIEVPMGLTLREVIYDVGGGIKDNKKFKAVQIGGPSGGCLTEEHLDLTLDFDSLSQVGAMIGSGGLVVMDEDTCIVEVARFFMEFTQNESCGKCVLCREGTKRMLEILQRIVDGKGELKDIEKLEDIASAVKDGSLCGLGKTAPNPVLTTLKYFRDEYIAHVVDKKCPAGICEALKVYGINADKCKGCSKCSRVCPVGAISGEIKKPFILDTEKCIKCGACVEACPFDAVEVV from the coding sequence ATGGGACTGAAAATCGATAGTAAGAAAGCCCTGGATGCTGCTAAAGAAAAAGCACGGCAAAGGATGGAAAATGAGACCATCCGGATTTTAATCTGTGCCGGTACAGGTTGTGTAGCCAGCGGTTCACTGGATATTGCTGCTGCTTTAAAGGAAGCAACTAAAGATATAAAGGCTGAAGTTACCTTTATCGAAGATGGTTGTAAGAGTATTGCTGTAAAGACCAGCGGCTGTCACGGTTTTTGTGCTATGGGTCCATTAGTACGAATTGAACCTTTAGGAGTTTTGTATACAAAGGTAACTGTTGATGATGTGGAAGAAATTGTTGAGACTACTATTAAAAAAGGTGAGATCATTGAGCGTTTAGCTTATAAACATCCGGTTAGTGGAGAAATTTATCCAATTGAAAAGGAAATTCCTTTCTATAAAAATCAAACCCGAATTGGTTTGATGAACTGTGGTGTGATTGATCCTGAGGATTTAGAGGAATATCTGGCTCGTGATGGTTATCAAGCTATTGCTAAAGCTTTGACCATGAGTCAACAGGAAGTTGTGGATATTATCAAAGCTTCTGGTCTGCGTGGCCGCGGTGGTGGCGGTTTCCCAACTGGCCTTAAGTGGCAGTTTGCTTTAGATGAAGAGAGAGAGCAGAAGTATGTTATCTGTAATGGAGATGAGGGAGACCCAGGTGCATTTATGGACCGCAGTATTATGGAAGGGGATCCACACAAAGTTATTGAAGGTCTTATGATTGCCGGTTATGCTACTGGTGCTGATACCGGTTATATCTATGTACGTGCTGAATATCCATTGGCAGTGAAACGTCTTAAGAAAGCTATTTCTGATGCTCAAGCTTATGGTCTTTTGGGAGAGAATATTTTAGGTACTGATTTCAGTTTTAAAGTAATTATTAAAGAAGGTGCAGGTGCCTTTGTCTGTGGTGAAGAGACAGCACTAATGGCTTCCATTGAAGGTGAACGGGGTATGCCAAGACCTAAGCCACCATTCCCTGCTCAAAGAGGTCTCTGGGGTTGCCCAACTACCATTAACAATGTGGAAACACTGGCTAATGTACCTAACATTATCTTAAAAGGTGCAGACTGGTTTAGAAAACTTGGAACTGAAAATAGTCCAGGAACCAAAACCTTTGCTATCACGGGTGATGTTGCTAATACTGGTCTGATTGAGGTTCCAATGGGTCTTACTTTAAGAGAAGTTATCTATGATGTTGGTGGTGGAATTAAAGATAATAAAAAATTTAAAGCTGTACAGATTGGCGGTCCGTCTGGTGGTTGTTTGACAGAAGAACATCTGGATCTCACCCTTGATTTTGACTCTTTGAGTCAAGTTGGTGCTATGATCGGTTCAGGTGGTCTAGTAGTTATGGATGAAGACACCTGTATTGTTGAGGTGGCACGTTTCTTCATGGAGTTTACCCAAAATGAGTCTTGCGGTAAATGTGTTCTTTGCCGTGAAGGAACCAAGCGGATGTTAGAAATCTTACAGCGGATTGTAGATGGTAAGGGAGAACTTAAGGATATCGAAAAATTGGAGGATATCGCTTCTGCAGTAAAAGATGGTTCTCTCTGTGGTTTAGGTAAAACTGCTCCTAATCCAGTTTTGACTACACTTAAATACTTCAGAGACGAATATATTGCGCATGTTGTTGATAAGAAATGTCCTGCTGGTATTTGTGAGGCTCTTAAAGTTTATGGTATTAATGCCGATAAATGTAAAGGTTGCAGCAAATGTTCACGAGTTTGTCCTGTTGGTGCTATTTCCGGTGAGATTAAAAAGCCTTTTATTTTGGATACTGAGAAATGTATCAAGTGCGGTGCCTGTGTAGAGGCCTGCCCATTTGATGCAGTGGAGGTGGTATAA
- a CDS encoding chromate transporter, producing MKKNFNVRFLIKLFTTFFKIGMFTFGGGFAMIPLMEKELVERHGWLDKKQFIDSISLTQTIPGAVAINLAIFLGYNLAGLPGALAATVGVALPSFLIILLIAISFNRFRNNQIIENVFKGIRPTVVALIAYAGVKLIRTIDWSVLLIIVLIVTLIARILFDINPVILIVAASMAGLINYFLNRKTFFKDQSEE from the coding sequence ATGAAAAAAAATTTTAATGTTCGTTTTTTAATAAAGCTTTTTACAACCTTTTTCAAAATCGGTATGTTCACTTTTGGCGGCGGTTTTGCCATGATTCCTTTAATGGAAAAAGAGCTGGTAGAAAGACACGGGTGGCTTGATAAAAAACAATTTATTGATTCAATATCACTGACCCAGACCATACCGGGAGCTGTTGCCATAAATTTAGCCATCTTTCTTGGGTACAATCTAGCTGGATTGCCGGGTGCTCTAGCTGCCACCGTCGGTGTTGCTCTTCCATCTTTTTTAATCATCCTGCTTATTGCCATAAGTTTTAACCGTTTTCGTAATAACCAAATTATCGAAAATGTCTTTAAAGGAATTAGACCCACCGTTGTTGCTTTAATTGCTTATGCCGGGGTCAAGCTTATAAGAACCATTGATTGGTCAGTTTTATTAATTATTGTTTTGATTGTTACTCTAATTGCCAGAATTCTGTTTGACATCAATCCGGTTATATTAATTGTTGCCGCCAGTATGGCCGGATTAATCAATTATTTTTTAAACCGCAAAACATTCTTTAAAGACCAATCAGAAGAATGA
- a CDS encoding (2Fe-2S) ferredoxin domain-containing protein — MLVITVCVGSSCHLRGSYQVIERLEELIKLYQLENKVELKASFCMENCSSGITIRIGEGGPITVFDLTELKKLFVDQVLPQIGGR, encoded by the coding sequence TTGTTGGTTATTACAGTTTGCGTGGGTAGCTCGTGCCATTTAAGAGGGTCATATCAGGTAATTGAAAGACTTGAAGAGCTAATTAAATTATATCAATTGGAGAATAAAGTTGAGTTAAAGGCAAGTTTTTGTATGGAAAATTGTAGTTCTGGTATAACCATCCGGATTGGTGAAGGAGGACCAATTACGGTTTTTGATTTGACTGAGCTGAAAAAGTTGTTTGTTGATCAGGTTCTTCCACAGATTGGAGGAAGATAA
- a CDS encoding NADH-dependent [FeFe] hydrogenase, group A6: protein MNQIIINNHSYELNGEENLLKVIRKAGIELPTFCYHSELSVYGACRMCLVEVEGQGIVAACSTAPRPGMKIKTHTKRLQHIRKMALELLLANHDRECTTCERSGSCKLQDLAERFGIKEIRFGQRDQKLPIDDSSPSLVRDPNKCILCGDCVRMCQEVQGIGVLDFANRGSKVMVTPAFNKQLAEVDCVNCGQCASVCPTGALVVKSEREEVWEALQDESKTVIVQIAPAVRVAIGEEFGGKPGDIELGKLAAALRRLGFDKVFDTSFAADLTVMEETREFIARFKNNERLPIFTSCCPAWVKYAEQYHSDLLDNLSSCKSPQQMFGAVVKRFYAKELGIEPKDLIVVSLMPCSAKKFEARRKEFSHNGVRDVDYVLTTQEIARMIKEAGIIFDELEIESLDLPFGFATGAGVIFGATGGVAEAALRAAYEMLTDKTLEDVNFKAVRGMEGIKEATVNLNGTDVKIAVVHGLGNVKKLLKKIKSGEVEYHLVEVMACPGGCVGGAGQPFPNDTEARKERAAGIYRADRMLQIHKSQDSPVINEFYQKHLAKLSHDEIHHLLHTNYGNRRRIRGEEIHLTGSGLEEISVAVCVGTCCYLGGSYDLLQSLMKAVEKDPVLKERVKIEATFCFENCKNGPTVKVDDELLNNMTAEDTEEILEKIKAKLRV from the coding sequence ATGAATCAAATTATTATTAATAATCATAGTTATGAATTAAACGGTGAAGAGAATCTGTTGAAGGTGATTCGTAAGGCTGGTATTGAGTTACCCACATTCTGTTATCATTCTGAACTGAGTGTTTACGGTGCATGTCGGATGTGTCTTGTAGAAGTAGAGGGGCAGGGAATTGTTGCTGCCTGTTCCACCGCTCCACGTCCGGGAATGAAAATTAAAACTCACACAAAACGTTTACAGCATATTCGTAAAATGGCTTTAGAATTATTACTGGCTAATCACGATCGGGAATGTACTACCTGTGAACGGAGTGGTAGCTGTAAACTACAGGATCTGGCAGAACGGTTTGGAATTAAAGAAATTCGTTTCGGTCAGAGGGATCAGAAGCTACCTATTGATGATAGCAGTCCTTCTTTAGTACGTGATCCTAACAAATGTATTCTTTGTGGTGACTGTGTGCGGATGTGCCAGGAAGTACAGGGAATTGGTGTATTGGATTTTGCTAATCGAGGTTCAAAAGTAATGGTAACCCCGGCATTCAATAAACAACTGGCTGAAGTAGATTGTGTTAACTGCGGTCAATGTGCTTCTGTCTGCCCGACTGGTGCTCTGGTTGTTAAGTCAGAACGCGAAGAGGTTTGGGAAGCTCTTCAGGATGAGAGCAAGACTGTTATTGTGCAGATAGCTCCAGCTGTCAGGGTGGCTATTGGTGAAGAGTTCGGTGGTAAACCTGGTGATATTGAATTAGGAAAATTAGCTGCAGCTTTACGCCGTTTAGGTTTTGACAAAGTATTTGATACCAGTTTTGCAGCTGATTTAACAGTAATGGAAGAGACCAGGGAATTTATCGCTCGTTTTAAAAATAATGAACGGCTGCCTATTTTTACTTCCTGTTGTCCGGCCTGGGTTAAGTATGCTGAACAATATCATTCTGATCTTTTGGATAACCTATCTAGCTGTAAATCTCCACAGCAGATGTTTGGAGCAGTGGTAAAAAGGTTCTATGCTAAAGAACTGGGCATTGAACCTAAAGATTTAATTGTGGTCTCCTTAATGCCATGCTCTGCTAAGAAGTTTGAAGCAAGACGTAAAGAATTTAGCCATAATGGTGTAAGAGATGTAGATTATGTATTAACTACCCAGGAGATCGCCCGAATGATCAAAGAAGCAGGTATTATTTTTGATGAACTGGAAATTGAATCACTGGATCTGCCCTTCGGTTTTGCTACCGGTGCTGGTGTAATCTTTGGTGCTACTGGTGGGGTTGCTGAGGCTGCATTAAGGGCGGCTTATGAAATGCTTACCGATAAAACTCTGGAAGATGTAAACTTTAAAGCTGTCCGGGGCATGGAAGGAATTAAAGAAGCTACTGTTAACCTGAACGGTACCGATGTAAAGATTGCTGTTGTTCATGGTCTGGGTAATGTTAAAAAACTTCTTAAAAAGATTAAGTCCGGTGAAGTTGAGTATCATCTGGTGGAAGTAATGGCCTGTCCGGGTGGATGTGTTGGAGGTGCTGGTCAACCATTCCCCAATGATACCGAAGCTCGTAAGGAAAGGGCAGCTGGAATTTATCGAGCTGATAGGATGCTTCAGATTCACAAATCCCAGGATAGCCCTGTAATTAATGAATTTTATCAAAAGCATTTAGCGAAACTTTCGCATGATGAAATTCACCATCTACTCCACACCAACTATGGCAATCGGCGCCGGATCCGGGGTGAAGAAATTCACTTAACTGGCAGCGGTTTAGAAGAAATTTCTGTTGCTGTCTGTGTAGGTACCTGCTGTTATCTTGGAGGTTCCTATGATCTTTTGCAAAGTCTAATGAAAGCAGTTGAAAAAGATCCTGTTCTTAAAGAACGGGTGAAGATTGAGGCTACTTTCTGCTTTGAAAATTGTAAGAACGGTCCAACAGTTAAAGTGGATGATGAGCTTTTAAATAATATGACTGCTGAAGATACTGAGGAGATTCTTGAAAAGATTAAAGCAAAGTTGAGAGTTTAA
- a CDS encoding SpoIIE family protein phosphatase yields MGLIFETGVSSLNKAGEELCGDKVEIVRTDKSLIAVLSDGLGSGVKANILATLTTKIIVTMLKNGAKLEDVLDTIGRTLPICKVRNLAYSTFTIVQIDYEKEEAYVVEFDNPGIIFLRGNKAVPLKMKTRKIVEKEIKECHFKLKEGDILVAVSDGVIHAGVGGVLNLGWQRKNVVKYLEKIVDDYPDASSIAFWLTNVCQRLYADQPGDDTTVLAVKARYPKKATIVVGPPEDPSKDRYVSQELFASEGKKVICGGTTSKIIAREMNRELKVKLSSLDSKVPPCGEIDGVDLVTEGVLTLSRTLELLKQSSLIEEIQGKDGASELARILLESDQIRFLVGKAINPVYQNPDLPIDFGFKMRLVESLKDILLDQGKTVEIEYY; encoded by the coding sequence GTGGGTTTGATTTTTGAAACAGGAGTTTCCAGTTTAAATAAGGCTGGAGAGGAACTCTGTGGAGACAAAGTTGAAATTGTAAGGACCGATAAAAGTTTAATCGCTGTTCTTTCCGATGGTTTAGGAAGTGGAGTTAAGGCCAATATTCTTGCTACTTTAACTACTAAAATTATTGTTACCATGTTAAAAAATGGTGCAAAATTAGAAGATGTGCTGGATACTATTGGTAGAACATTACCCATCTGTAAAGTGCGTAATCTTGCTTACTCCACTTTCACCATCGTTCAGATAGATTATGAGAAGGAAGAAGCCTATGTAGTAGAGTTTGATAATCCTGGAATCATTTTTCTTCGTGGGAATAAAGCTGTTCCACTTAAGATGAAAACCCGTAAAATTGTTGAAAAAGAAATTAAAGAATGCCATTTTAAGTTAAAAGAAGGAGATATTCTTGTGGCAGTAAGTGATGGGGTAATCCATGCAGGTGTGGGCGGGGTTCTTAATCTCGGTTGGCAGAGAAAAAATGTGGTTAAATATCTGGAAAAAATAGTTGATGATTATCCAGATGCTTCATCCATTGCCTTTTGGCTGACAAATGTATGTCAAAGATTATATGCTGATCAACCAGGAGATGATACAACAGTGTTAGCAGTAAAAGCTCGTTATCCAAAAAAAGCAACTATTGTTGTTGGACCACCTGAAGATCCCTCAAAGGATCGATATGTCTCTCAGGAGTTGTTTGCTTCAGAAGGTAAAAAAGTCATCTGTGGCGGAACTACAAGTAAAATCATTGCCCGTGAAATGAATCGGGAGTTGAAGGTTAAATTGTCCAGTCTGGATTCTAAGGTTCCGCCCTGTGGTGAGATTGATGGGGTGGATCTGGTAACAGAAGGAGTTTTAACTTTATCTCGTACACTGGAACTCTTAAAGCAGAGTAGTTTAATAGAAGAGATTCAGGGTAAAGATGGTGCGTCTGAGTTGGCCAGAATTCTGTTGGAATCTGATCAAATTCGTTTCCTTGTGGGTAAGGCCATTAATCCGGTCTATCAGAATCCTGATCTTCCCATTGATTTTGGATTTAAGATGCGGCTTGTTGAGTCGCTGAAAGATATTTTGTTGGATCAGGGGAAAACTGTCGAGATTGAATATTATTAG
- a CDS encoding chromate transporter encodes MQILLSLFLSFFKIGLFGFGGGYAMISLIQEELKSHGWLAIKDFINIIAIAEMTPGPIAINSATFVGFKVSSILGSIFATFGVITPSFILVIIVAHFFKKAQKSPYINAILKFLRPVVIGLILTAAFTISESSFIDLKSLIIGSAVFIVMLKTKVSPIFIIILSGLAGIILYG; translated from the coding sequence TTGCAAATATTACTTAGTCTCTTTTTATCCTTTTTTAAAATCGGACTTTTTGGATTTGGTGGAGGTTATGCAATGATCTCTTTAATTCAAGAAGAATTAAAATCACACGGCTGGTTAGCAATAAAAGATTTCATTAATATTATCGCAATTGCTGAGATGACTCCAGGGCCAATTGCCATTAATAGCGCTACCTTTGTCGGATTTAAAGTCTCCTCTATATTAGGTTCAATATTTGCAACCTTTGGGGTAATTACTCCTTCATTTATCCTTGTAATTATTGTGGCCCACTTTTTTAAAAAAGCTCAAAAATCCCCTTATATAAATGCAATTCTGAAATTTTTGCGCCCTGTAGTGATTGGATTGATTTTGACTGCAGCATTTACTATCTCTGAATCCAGTTTTATTGATTTAAAAAGCCTGATAATTGGGAGTGCTGTTTTTATTGTCATGTTGAAGACTAAAGTGAGTCCGATTTTTATTATAATACTCTCCGGTCTAGCAGGAATTATCCTCTATGGATAA